Proteins found in one Primulina eburnea isolate SZY01 chromosome 16, ASM2296580v1, whole genome shotgun sequence genomic segment:
- the LOC140816174 gene encoding LOW QUALITY PROTEIN: U-box domain-containing protein 35-like (The sequence of the model RefSeq protein was modified relative to this genomic sequence to represent the inferred CDS: deleted 1 base in 1 codon) encodes MWPPPSPGNNGERVALMTRLVAVAIDKDKGSQIALKWATENLVTKGQTIILVHVKVKQSSNESAPQYMPVNRPTPISDSSNETGEWDAQTKEVFLPFRVFCTRKDIQCFDVVIDDNDVTTALVEFIKQSAIDVLVLGATAKGGIFRFKAKDIPGNVLKGVPDFCTVYVIHKGKISSTRAASRPAPSIVSPLHQQILIEANKKSNATEPLEPSSTVSRSSFSGHSRPGSESSTHAKQRDATSIKSPFTHRKGPNGKPYELSQPECDISFVGNGRRSIDMFPSYAESLEGSHTPPRLSGFSDIDQGLDSWQLGRRSLDLQASPERTSYASVESGKTYTTQAMEEVEAEMRRLKQELKQTMDMYSTACKEALSAQEKAKELQRWKMEEQQRLEAARFAEEDAVRVAENEKAKSRAAIEHAEASKRIADLEAQKRIGAEMKALKESEEKMKVVTSMAQTDYRYRRYTIEDIETATEFFSQSRKIGEGGYGPVFKCYLDHTPVAVKVLRPDATQGRSQFNQEVEILCCVRHPNMVLLLGACPEYGCLVYEYMHNGSLEDRLFRRGNTPPLSWRQRFRITAEIGTCLLFLHQTKPEPLVHRDLKPANILLDRNYVSKIADVGLARLVPPSVADTVTQYRMTSAAGTFCYIDPEYQQTGMLGIKSDIYSLGIIFLQILTGKPPMGLAHTVQRAIEKGTFLEMLDSSVPDWPKEEALSLAQLAVRCTELRRKDRPDLGKVVLPQLNKLRELADDTMADPIPAIADRSPKHSRVSISEEDVS; translated from the exons ATGTGGCCTCCGCCGTCGCCGGGAAATAATGGGGAGCGAGTGGCTCTGATGACTAGGCTGGTCGCTGTGGCTATTGACAAGGATAAAGGGAGCCAAATTGCA TTGAAATGGGCTACGGAAAATCTTGTTACTAAAGGGCAGACTATAATTTTGGTTCATGTTAAAGTTAAACAGAGTTCGAATGAATCTGCACCACAATACATGCCCGTCAATA GACCTACCCCGATTTCTGACTCCAGCAACGAAACCGGAGAATGGGATGCACAAACAAAGGAAGTCTTCCTTCCTTTCCGTGTCTTTTGTACGCGCAAAGAC ATACAATGCTTTGACGTGGTGATAGATGACAACGATGTAACAACAGCACTTGTTGAATTCATAAAGCAATCGGCAATTGATGTTTTGGTCCTTGGTGCCACTGCAAAAGGCGGAATTTTCAG ATTCAAAGCGAAAGACATTCCCGGAAACGTTCTCAAAGGGGTACCCGATTTTTGTACTGTATATGTCATCCATAAAGGAAAAATTTCATCAACTCGAGCTGCTTCCCGTCCAGCTCCATCAATTGTCAGCCCGCTGCATCAGCAGATACTGATCGAAGCCAATAAAAAATCAAATGCAACGGAGCCACTAGAACCCTCCAGCACGGTTTCTCGAA GTTCGTTTTCAGGACATTCCAGGCCAGGATCTGAATCATCTACGCATGCCAAGCAAAGAGATGCAACCTCCATCAA ATCCCCGTTTACTCACAGAAAAGGACCCAATGGAAAACCATACGAACTCTCTCAGCCAGAGTGTGACATATCATTTGTCGGCAATGGACGGAGAAGTATCGACATGTTTCCTTCATATGCCGAAAGCTTAGAAGGCAGTCATACCCCACCTCGACTTTCGGGTTTCTCAGATATAGACCAAGGTTTAGATTCCTGGCAACTTGGACGTAGATCCCTGGATTTACAGGCCTCACCAGAACGCACTTCCTACGCTTCAGTTGAGAGTGGTAAAACATATACCACACAGGCAATG GAGGAAGTAGAAGCAGAAATGAGAAGACTAAAACAAGAGCTCAAGCAAACAATGGATATGTATAGTACTGCATGCAAGGAAGCTCTCTCCGCTCAAGAGAAG GCAAAGGAGCTCCAGCGTTGGAAAATGGAAGAACAACAAAGATTAGAAGCTGCTCGATTTGCTGAAGAAGATGCGGTCCGAGTTGCAGAAAATGAAAAGGCCAAGTCGAGGGCAGCCATCGAGCATGCTGAAGCATCTAAAAGGATAGCAGATCTAGAAGCTCAAAAGAGAATTGGTGCAGAAATGAAAGCCTTGAAAGAATCAGAAGAGAAGATGAAGGTTGTAACCTCAATGGCACAGACGGATTACAGGTACAGGAGATATACGATCGAGGATATTGAAACTGCTACAGAATTTTTTTCACAATCTAGGAAGATTGGAGAAGGAGGGTATGGACCAGTATTCAAGTGTTATTTGGATCATACGCCAGTAGCGGTTAAGGTCCTCCGTCCTGATGCTACGCAAGGAAGATCCCAGTTTAACCAAGAG GTAGAAATTCTTTGTTGCGTAAGACACCCAAACATGGTCCTTCTCCTAGGTGCATGCCCCGAGTATGGTTGTTTAGTTTACGAGTATATGCACAATGGAAGCTTAGAAGACCGATTATTCAGGCGTGGAAACACTCCTCCACTATCTTGGAGGCAAAGATTTCGAATCACTGCTGAGATTGGAACATGCCTCCTTTTTCTCCACCAGACTAAACCAGAACCATTGGTTCACCGAGACCTAAAGCCAGCTAACATTCTCCTGGACCGCAACTATGTTAGCAAGATTGCTGATGTTGGCTTAGCCAGGCTTGTCCCTCCATCCGTAGCCGACACTGTCACACAATATCGGATGACATCCGCTGCTGGAACTTTCTGTTATATCGATCCTGAGTATCAGCAAACAGGAATGCTTGGTATAAAATCAGACATATATTCCCTTGGTATTATCTTTTTACAGATCCTTACAGGTAAGCCACCAATGGGTTTGGCTCATACTGTTCAAAGAGCCATTGAGAAAGGGACGTTTCTTGAAATGCTCGATTCATCAGTGCCCGATTGGCCCAAGGAAGAGGCTTTGTCATTGGCCCAGTTAGCAGTCAGATGTACTGAACTTAGAAGGAAAGATAGGCCGGACCTTGGAAAAGTTGTGCTCCCACAATTGAACAAACTTCGAGAACTCGCGGACGATACCATGGCTGATCCAATTCCAGCCATTGCAGACCGCTCACCTAAACACAGCCGAGTTTCAATTTCTGAA GAAGACGTGAGTTGA
- the LOC140815931 gene encoding COP9 signalosome complex subunit 5a-like, which yields MDSFSSAAIARQTWELENNIISASSSDSSAAASDAIFFYDSAAQDKFQQEKPWANDPHYFKRVKISALALLKMVVHARSGGTIEVMGLMQGKTDGDAIIVMDAFALPVEGTETRVNAQADAYEYMVEYSQTNKQAGRLENVVGWYHSHPGYGCWLSGIDVSTQMLNQQYQEPFLAVVIDPTRTVSAGKVEIGAFRTYPEGYKPPDEPVSEYQTIPLNKIEDFGVHCKQYYSLDITYFKSSLDSHLMDLLWNKYWVNTLSSSPLLGNGDYVAGQISDLAEKLEQAENQLAHSRFGPLIAAPQRKKEEESQLNKITRDSAKITVEQVHGLMSQVIKDVLFNSVCQCNRSEAESSEPEPMVET from the exons ATGGATTCCTTTTCATCGGCGGCGATTGCTCGGCAAACATGGGAGCTGGAGAATAATATCATCTCTGCCTCCTCCAGCGATTCCTCGGCTGCGGCGTCGGACGCTATCTTCTTCTATGACTCGGCGGCGCAGGATAAGTTCCAGCAAGAGAAGCCTTGGGCAAACGATCCTCACTACTTCAAGCGGGTGAAGATCTCTGCTTTAGCGCTGCTCAAGATGGTTGTCCACGCGCGTTCCGGAGGAACCATTGAAGTCATGGGCCTGATGCAGGGCAAAACTGACGGGGATGCGATTATTGTGATGGACGCTTTTGCCCTTCCCGTCGAGGGCACTGAAACTAGGGTTAATGCGCAGGCTGATGCGTACGAGTATATGGTGGAATATTCACAGACCAATAAGCAG GCCGGCCGGTTAGAGAATGTAGTTGGGTGGTACCATTCCCATCCTGGTTATGGATGTTGGCTTTCTGGTATAGATGTTTCCACACAAATGCTTAACCAACAATACCAGGAGCCATTTCTGGCTGTTGTTATTGATCCAACAAGGACTGTTTCTGCCGGAAAAGTAGAGATCGGTGCTTTTAGAACATACCCCGAAGGGTATAAGCCTCCAGATGAACCAGTTTCTGAGTATCAGACAATCCCCTTGAACAAAATCGAGGACTTTGGTGTTCATTGCAAACAG TATTATTCATTGGATATCACGTACTTCAAGTCATCTCTTGATTCTCATCTTATGGACCTACTATGGAATAAGTATTGGGTTAACACCCTATCGTCTTCTCCTTTGCTTGGCAATGGAGACTATGTTGCTGGTCAAATATCAGATCTAG CGGAGAAACTAGAGCAAGCTGAAAATCAGTTAGCGCATTCACGTTTTGGTCCTTTGATAGCAGCCCCTCAAAGAAAGAAAGAG GAAGAATCTCAACTTAACAAGATCACTCGCGACAGTGCAAAGATAACTGTGGAGCAGGTTCATGGTTTGATGTCCCAG GTAATCAAGGATGTACTTTTCAATTCAGTTTGCCAGTGCAATCGATCTGAGGCTGAGTCATCTGAGCCAGAACCAATGGTTGAAACCTGA
- the LOC140815932 gene encoding probable plastid-lipid-associated protein 8, chloroplastic produces MATVVACSFAAANSSVRIPKTFFPEKKFGQALVISRRRVSAIAASGINASMSVATPLSTKPDDLVESILSQVMQADRGVLLSRNEHQRVAEVANELQKLCVAEPTKCPLIFGEWDVLYCSNPTSPGGGYRNAFGRMIFKTKEMIQVIESPDTVINRVSFTALGLLDGEVCLNGKLTALDGEWVRVVFEQPELKVGGWEFKYGGESEVKLQITYIDDKIRLGKGSRGSLFVFQRREPLP; encoded by the exons ATGGCGACTGTGGTCGCGTGTTCTTTCGCTGCTGCGAATTCGTCCGTCAGGATTCCTAAGACCTTTTTCCCAGAGAAGAAATTTGGACAGGCCCTTGTGATTTCTCGCCGCCGCGTGTCGGCCATCGCTGCCTCGGGAATAAACGCGTCGATGTCGGTGGCGACTCCACTGTCGACTAAGCCTGATGACTTGGTGGAATCCATTCTGTCACAG GTTATGCAAGCTGATAGAGGAGTTCTGCTGTCAAGAAATGAACACCAAAGGGTAGCCGAAGTGGCTAATGAATTGCAAAAATTGTGTGTTGCTGAACCGACCAAGTGCCCGCTTATTTTTGGAG AATGGGATGTTCTTTATTGCTCAAATCCTACATCACCAGGTGGTGGATATCGAAATGCATTTGGTCGAATGATATTCAAAACCAAGGAAATGATTCAGGTCATTGAATCCCCGGATACTGTCATAAACAGAGTATCCTTTACTGCTCTGGGATTGTTAGATGGAGAGGTTTGTTTGAACG GAAAATTGACAGCCCTGGATGGAGAATGGGTTCGAGTCGTATTCGAGCAACCGGAACTCAAAGTTGGAGGATGGGAATTCAAATATGGTGGTGAGAGTGAAGTGAAGCTGCAAATCACATACATTGATGATAAGATCAGGCTTGGAAAGGGTTCCAGAGGTTCTCTCTTCGTCTTTCAAAGACGCGAACCGCTCCCATGA
- the LOC140816946 gene encoding gamma-glutamylcyclotransferase 2-1-like yields the protein MVFWIFGYGSLVWNPGFEYDEKVIGCIRDYKRVFDLACIDHRGTPEHPARTCTLDEHDGAVCWGAAYCVRGGPEKEKEAMVYLERRECEYDRKTLVDFFKDEDSEMPFITGVIVFTSTPELSNKYYLGPAPLEDMAKQVATASGPCGNNRDYLFKLEKALFDIGREDDSIIELANEVRKVLGIVGIVPKEIKVFGLSLVPHTATLSPRKIATVA from the exons ATGGTATTCTGGATTTTTGGGTACGGGTCATTGGTGTGGAACCCAGGATTTGAGTATGACGAAAAGGTGATTGGGTGCATCAGAGACTACAAACGTGTATTTGATTTGG CCTGCATTGATCACAGAGGTACTCCGGAACACCCAGCAAGAACCTGCACTTTGGACGAACACGATGGAGCAGTCTGC TGGGGTGCTGCCTACTGCGTGCGGGGAGGGccggaaaaagaaaaagaagcaATGGTG TACCTGGAACGAAGAGAATGTGAGTATGACAGAAAAACTTTGGTAGACTTTTTCAAG GATGAAGATTCGGAGATGCCCTTTATTACTGGGGTCATAGT GTTCACATCCACACCGGAATTATCGAATAAGTACTATCTTGGGCCTGCCCCCTTGGAGGACATGGCTAAGCAAGTAGCAACTGCCTCTGGCCCCTGCGGGAACAATCGAGACTACCTTTTCAAGTTAGAGAAGGCGTTGTTTGATATTG GTCGTGAAGATGACAGCATTATCGAGCTCGCAAACGAGGTGAGAAAGGTCCTTGGAATTGTAGGAATCGTACCAAAGGAAATCAAGGTGTTTGGACTATCCCTCGTTCCACACACAGCTACTTTATCGCCTCGGAAAATTGCAACTGTTGCCTGA